The following nucleotide sequence is from Lytechinus variegatus isolate NC3 chromosome 12, Lvar_3.0, whole genome shotgun sequence.
GGGCCGTATCAAAATTACCAATGCCTTACTTGAGGGAGAAgctatacatgcatataaaatGCGTGGAACGTACATAATTTGGAGCACTCTACCCTATACAACAATAACATGACATTGAATAGGACAGAGGCCTATTAAACATTCTTAAGGAGATGGAGAGGGGGCGAGCAAGGGTGAAAAGGCTTGGTGAGCTATAAATTTTCAtgtttgaaattgtattttcataataaataagtGTATTCGACTCTCCTATTAAGTATCCCCCTACTCTCcgtctcccctctctctcttcctcgtTTGTCCCCCTCAGCAGCCCCTCTTCATCTCATGCCACTAGTAGCCAATTGACACCAAACAATTCACATTAATCAAATAGAACTGTTATTCGTCTGCCACGTTAACAATCAAAACGTAATGTCACTTTTGCCAATGGATAATTACTCAATCATTAATATAATTAAGGCAAAGAAAAGATGGCACATTTTGATTTGTAGcccatgaccccccccccctccaccctcAAAATAGTACAACATTGCCCTCACGATATGACACTATTTGTCTTCAGTCATCGAATTCCCCCGCGAATTCCACGCTTAAGTATAAATTGCAACAATgacattttctctctttttgaaatatgttcatttttaatgaaaatttaaatggCAGCATTATTCCATGTCACAGTAATAAAAACACTGAACAGACAAACATTATAGGCTAATAGGCTTAGCACTtgatttgcataaaattcaacaaatctgaagattactacaaaacaaaataaaattcattttagcGTTTGGCAACCAACACAGCAGAAAGACAGAAGGCTGGAACCTTGACCTAAAACACGATATGCCAATCAAATacattttatgtaatattttacaaaggTGAATTCAATCCCATTTTGCAAACATCCTCGAAATGTCTTCATACAGCATATAAACACGATAGACCAACTGCAGTTTTCctatcaaaaatatatatacaaatgttTTAAGGGAAATATTAACTGCTTCACAAAAAATGCGAAATTAATAAAACTTTACATCTGCAAACATCAATATGATTCATTAAGAACTTTTACAAAGAATAAGAATTCTTAAACAAGGAGACTGGAAATGGAGGAAAGTGATTTATGTGCGACGATGGCGGgcagtaatcatggtaatcaaCATCTCATTTTACAACCTacgtcatcactatcattagAAAATACTAACTATATCACTGTCGACTTAAAATATGACAATATCGTACCGATAATGTCGTAAATACATTAAACATTTTCTAAGTATTTGAAAAAGGtatatcattaaaaacacaaatagCTTCTTTATACTATTTCAGTAAACCGATACAATAATGATCATATTGTGACAATCATAGATGACATATAAAATCAGAGTACTGTTtgatggaaatatttatataatcatAGAAGCGGGTGGCATGATAAAATTATTGATCTGTACAGAGTTTGTGCGAGCAGAGGCAATCTGCGCAGTCTCAATGTCCAAGAAATATGACTACTTGCTCAGGCATGTGGGATAttacatacatgcatgtatacaatattttttttaagtccgCACACACGACACATCCACACACACCGACAGAAACATACAAATTTATGCtggacaaaataataaaagcccAAGAGACCGACGGCCCACAATAGtttatatgtacatattttgagGGACAAGGGCTGACAGTAACATTTAGCTCTCGACAATAATTAGCATTATCGAGGAAGTTagggaagggaggggggagagGAAAGCCAAgctaaaataatgataatggccTATCATTTTTGAAGGCCCTAGACTCTGGGGAACTATTAATAGTAACATCAAAGAATCTCCAAgccttaattctttcaaatataagttcaaaaaatttcttcaagataaccattgaatttaactcttcatcactcaaactcttgtatttttttaatcaaacatgtttatcatgtcaCGTACACTTTTACATCTCTTTCGTTTCCCTGTTGATCGGTGAGGTCCGTCTGTGAGTGCTGGGGCTGGATTCTGGGGACCtttaatctcttttttttcttatttccttttctatttttgtttcccatttttccttttaattcagCTGGTCATGCTCaagttgttattttattttttatatgctaaacaactgcaagaatatttattaggaggctgcactcttcaagctccgctttttagcagtcctccatttccaacctgatttgtaataatcttgaatataattttttttgtagaggaatatttgaaatatgttttgttacttatatatgtcaacatgttcaaaagaagaaactgtaattgttgaaaatagaaataaacgaatgaatgaattatacCCTATAAGATCGGGTTAATAGTCAGAGGAATGGCCGTACGTTGCATTTTTTTGGGATGGCCGTGGGCAAGATATGACCTAAAGGTTGAATTGTCTTTCTCAAAAGGGGTATGTAGTCCCATAACACATCTCTCTCTTTATCAttcctccctccctctcccATCATTCCTCCCTCTccacccctttctctctctttgttcTCGTCCTTTTCTGCTTTCCACTTAtactcttttcatttttcttacattatcATAATCCCTGTCCGACACCTCCTCTGGATATACCCAACAaccaaataattttatttttttcttaaatttttaaagataaaagtCACACACCGCTACTCCCTGCCTTCCGATCACCAATCACTGAAGGATGAAGTGGAGAAGGACACCGATGACGAGAATGTACAAAGTTATGGTGGTCAATGATGCCGAACACGGGAGATCCAAGTCACTGACGTCGTCCGCATCGTTGTAAACAATGATGACAGAATTACAACTGTCCATCGAGTACTTATCGGAATTGTCGTTATATactatataaataaaaaaatatatatatattggtaaCATCGTCAGTAATGGAACTGACTGAGCGATTGGTAAAATGGTAAACGATTAATGAACGACCAAGTGCAAGATGAAAAAGCCAAAAATCACAGCGGCAACAAAAATAATAGTGACGTCACATAGGAGGTGATCGATGCATGGAAGGGCTGGGGGATATAGATCTGGGGgctcgtttcataaagagttgcaactgtttcactttgcaattatggcaactaccCTGGCAACacggctcagcagccaatcaaaatcaaggttaccgtGGTAGTTGcaaaaatggcaaagttacaactgttgcaactctttatgaaacgcgCCCCTAAGGAGCGTTTCATCACCGACAtttcgtctgacaagttgtctgatctgaatattaaaaaaaagtaaataaatttcGATTGGATGAGAAGCACTCTTACCATGGTAACTTTCGGACAAAACGtgacttgtcggataaagcATCTGACAAGTTCTGTCATGAAATAACGTACGCTCCCTATATGGATTGAATGTATAAATTACTCATAACAGAAAACTGTATCAAATTTGATAAGGGCatatataattttctcattttcattttcaatctaaaaatgcaaagaattattatcaaagcataatcaaaataatatcaaattatttcgaagaaaataaaatacccTTGAAGGAATAATTTAATATTGTTGCATTCATGACCATGATTTGGTTATTTTGGAGGTGCATGTAgtagagtttttttttacacactCACTCAGTAAGCAATGGGCATTTCTTGGTGCTATGTCGGATACTTACATCCTGAAATCAGGTAGTTGGTGCCTATATCCAGGAGACCAACCCCACAGGTGTGGCCGCCAGTCTCGATCTCCAGAGACTCGGTGACCAAGATGCCCTCTGAAGAGTTTCTGTAGACTTCGTCGACCATGACACTGTAAATCAGATCCTCTTGGGCGGTGTAGTT
It contains:
- the LOC121425460 gene encoding uncharacterized protein LOC121425460 codes for the protein MATKLISSTLVLLCLAATLHHAAGCSCVKNPEFCDSDFAIRGTILDVQGNYTAQEDLIYSVMVDEVYRNSSEGILVTESLEIETGGHTCGVGLLDIGTNYLISGLYNDNSDKYSMDSCNSVIIVYNDADDVSDLDLPCSASLTTITLYILVIGVLLHFILQ